One window of the Ureibacillus sp. FSL W7-1570 genome contains the following:
- a CDS encoding glutathione peroxidase → MEIYDIEVTTAGGETYPLSRYKGQVMLIVNTATHCGFTPQFEELEKLYQKYKDRGFVVLGFPSNQFKQELSSAKDAEEACRLNYGVTFPIHEIVAVNGENAHPLFQFLTSQSKGVLGSKVKWNFTKFLVDRNGNVVARFAPIDKPSKFEKEIEKYL, encoded by the coding sequence ATGGAAATTTACGATATTGAAGTGACAACAGCAGGAGGAGAAACGTATCCTTTAAGCCGTTACAAAGGGCAGGTCATGTTAATCGTCAACACAGCAACCCATTGCGGCTTTACTCCTCAATTTGAAGAGTTGGAAAAACTTTATCAAAAATATAAGGACCGGGGATTTGTCGTTTTAGGTTTTCCTTCCAATCAATTCAAGCAGGAACTATCATCGGCAAAAGATGCGGAGGAGGCTTGCCGCCTGAATTACGGTGTCACTTTCCCCATCCATGAAATCGTTGCGGTCAATGGGGAAAATGCCCACCCACTGTTTCAATTTTTGACAAGCCAAAGCAAAGGGGTTTTAGGTTCCAAAGTGAAATGGAATTTTACAAAATTTTTGGTGGATCGGAACGGAAACGTTGTTGCCCGATTTGCGCCGATCGATAAACCTTCCAAGTTCGAAAAGGAAATTGAAAAATATTTATAA
- a CDS encoding MFS transporter: MYIQKGTREFRLANLALFAAGFIIFANLYITQPVFPQFSEEFHVSPAVASLSLSTATVALSISLIFFGSLSEAWGRKRLMTFSIFAASLLTIALAFSPSFEILLLLRIIQGIVFAGIPAIAMAYLGEEMDPSSLGVAMGLYISGNSVGGLSGRIIMGTVTDLFSWKIGMLSLGILSLLVSIYFVWALPASRHFEPKPLQLKSLTKSLFTHLKDPGLLCLFGIAFTLMGGFVTLYNYISYKLLGEPYNLSTTIVGWIFIVYLVGTFSSAWFGSLSDQFGRGKVLFAGILIMLSGALLTLPVPLLIKILGLIVFTFGFFGSHSIASSWVSHRAKKNKAQASSLYLFSYYFGSSVGGTTGGVFWSLFGWNGVIAFISAFITLSLLLAVILNLTSRRSNNEQ, translated from the coding sequence ATGTATATTCAAAAAGGAACCCGGGAGTTTCGATTGGCGAATCTGGCATTATTTGCGGCTGGATTTATCATTTTTGCCAACCTTTATATTACCCAACCCGTCTTTCCTCAATTTTCCGAGGAATTTCATGTTTCACCGGCTGTGGCGAGCCTTTCCTTATCCACTGCCACTGTTGCCCTGTCCATCAGCCTGATCTTTTTTGGTTCCTTATCGGAAGCCTGGGGGCGCAAACGGCTGATGACCTTTTCCATCTTTGCGGCATCACTGCTTACAATCGCGCTTGCTTTCTCCCCTTCCTTTGAAATCCTACTATTATTAAGGATCATTCAAGGCATTGTGTTTGCAGGGATTCCTGCCATCGCAATGGCCTATTTGGGGGAGGAAATGGATCCTTCCAGTCTCGGTGTTGCCATGGGGCTATATATCAGCGGAAATTCCGTAGGCGGCCTGAGTGGACGGATCATTATGGGAACGGTGACCGATTTGTTTTCTTGGAAAATTGGCATGCTTTCTTTGGGCATTTTAAGTTTATTGGTCAGCATCTATTTCGTATGGGCATTGCCGGCATCAAGGCATTTTGAACCCAAACCGTTGCAATTGAAATCTTTAACGAAATCATTATTCACTCATTTAAAAGATCCGGGCCTGCTTTGCCTTTTTGGCATCGCCTTCACCTTGATGGGCGGTTTCGTCACATTATACAACTATATCAGTTATAAACTGTTAGGCGAACCGTACAATTTGAGCACAACCATCGTCGGCTGGATTTTTATCGTCTATTTGGTGGGCACCTTCAGCTCCGCCTGGTTCGGCAGTTTATCCGATCAATTCGGCCGCGGAAAAGTGCTTTTTGCCGGCATCCTCATCATGCTGTCAGGTGCCCTATTAACATTACCGGTTCCATTACTCATAAAAATTTTGGGACTCATTGTTTTTACATTCGGCTTTTTCGGTTCCCATTCCATAGCCAGTTCCTGGGTCAGCCATCGGGCGAAGAAAAATAAAGCCCAAGCCTCCTCCCTTTACTTGTTCTCCTATTATTTCGGTTCAAGCGTGGGCGGTACAACCGGGGGCGTTTTCTGGTCGTTATTCGGATGGAATGGCGTCATCGCATTTATCAGTGCGTTTATCACCCTTTCTCTGCTGCTAGCTGTTATACTTAACTTAACAAGTCGCAGATCCAACAATGAACAGTGA
- the trpE gene encoding anthranilate synthase component I encodes MTVETVNYVMKTLQGDMVTPISAFLSIKGRNKVLFESAAKHEESGRYSFIAFDPIAELIGDNQHYLFKKNGEEEKVEGTVFQKLRELLPVSKEPFPFSFFGGAIGYISYDTAFYNEKIGDVLPDELNMPDVHLLFYDRFIVIDHLLQKVAIVAIDLFSEGKTEEELNGYISDIEEQLKNGPSLMDVEKCEIQFQPSIDKETFVKMVNQAKKYIERGDIFQVVPSQRFTSNFEGNPFSLYRRLRTSNPSPYMYYLEFDDYTILGTSPESLVKITDGIIKTNPIAGTKPRGKTKEEDERLEQILLNDEKELAEHRMLVDLGRNDLGRVSKIGTVQVSKYMKIERYKYVMHIVSEVIGELRDDVHVVDVVTSCLPAGTVSGAPKIRAMQIINELEQQKRGIYAGAIGYISINGNLDLAIAIRTMIVKDGKAYVQAGAGIVYDSIPESEYEETINKMKALLEVER; translated from the coding sequence ATGACAGTGGAGACAGTCAATTATGTAATGAAAACTTTGCAAGGGGATATGGTTACCCCAATTTCTGCTTTTCTCAGCATAAAGGGCAGAAATAAAGTGTTGTTTGAATCAGCCGCCAAACATGAAGAAAGCGGAAGATATTCCTTTATCGCCTTTGATCCGATTGCGGAACTGATCGGTGATAACCAACATTATTTGTTTAAGAAAAATGGGGAGGAAGAGAAGGTGGAAGGCACCGTCTTCCAAAAATTAAGAGAATTACTCCCGGTTTCAAAGGAACCATTTCCTTTTTCCTTTTTTGGCGGCGCAATCGGATACATTAGTTACGACACGGCTTTTTATAATGAAAAGATCGGTGATGTATTGCCGGATGAACTAAATATGCCGGATGTGCATCTGCTCTTCTATGATCGTTTTATTGTGATCGATCATTTACTGCAAAAAGTCGCTATCGTGGCCATTGATCTTTTTTCTGAAGGCAAAACGGAAGAAGAGTTGAATGGATACATCAGCGACATTGAAGAACAGCTGAAAAATGGTCCTAGTTTGATGGATGTTGAAAAATGCGAAATTCAGTTTCAGCCATCCATCGATAAAGAGACCTTCGTAAAAATGGTGAATCAGGCCAAAAAATATATTGAACGGGGCGATATTTTCCAAGTTGTACCATCCCAACGGTTTACGTCCAATTTTGAGGGAAATCCATTTTCTCTATATCGCCGTTTGCGCACTTCCAATCCTTCGCCTTATATGTATTATTTGGAATTTGATGACTATACGATTCTTGGAACTTCTCCTGAAAGCTTAGTGAAAATTACGGATGGCATCATCAAAACCAATCCAATCGCTGGAACGAAACCTCGAGGAAAAACGAAGGAAGAAGATGAAAGACTTGAACAAATCCTGTTGAACGATGAAAAAGAATTGGCAGAACACCGGATGCTTGTGGATTTAGGAAGAAACGATCTCGGCCGTGTATCCAAAATAGGCACTGTGCAAGTTTCGAAATATATGAAAATTGAACGGTATAAGTATGTGATGCATATCGTTTCAGAAGTGATTGGCGAATTAAGGGATGATGTTCATGTGGTGGATGTGGTGACGAGCTGTTTGCCTGCAGGAACGGTTTCCGGCGCCCCAAAAATCCGGGCCATGCAAATCATCAATGAGCTGGAGCAACAGAAACGGGGGATTTATGCAGGAGCGATTGGATATATTTCCATAAACGGCAATCTGGACTTGGCCATTGCCATCCGCACGATGATTGTGAAAGACGGCAAAGCCTACGTTCAAGCTGGAGCAGGCATTGTGTATGATTCCATTCCTGAGTCTGAATATGAGGAAACGATCAATAAAATGAAGGCGTTGTTGGAGGTAGAGCGATGA
- a CDS encoding aminodeoxychorismate/anthranilate synthase component II, with amino-acid sequence MILLIDHYDSFTYNLYQQIAALGKAVKVVRYDDITIEEIRSLHPEAIVLSPGPGNPDEIPQSVQLVKELYKDIPMIGVCLGHQIIGAAFGGEIVQANRIMHGKTSLLNYERKGLFKEFDNEVEVMRYHSLVIEPSSLSEEFEVVATSKDDGEIMAIQHKQYPVYGVQFHPESIGTPEGTKLMEAFLAGV; translated from the coding sequence ATGATTTTATTAATCGATCATTATGATTCATTCACATACAACTTATATCAGCAAATTGCCGCTTTGGGAAAAGCGGTCAAAGTCGTCCGCTATGATGACATCACCATTGAGGAAATCCGTTCTTTACATCCTGAAGCGATTGTATTATCACCGGGCCCGGGAAATCCGGATGAGATTCCCCAAAGCGTGCAGCTTGTGAAAGAACTTTACAAGGATATTCCGATGATTGGCGTATGTTTGGGCCACCAAATCATCGGGGCCGCATTTGGCGGGGAAATTGTGCAGGCCAATCGGATCATGCATGGAAAAACTTCCTTATTAAATTATGAACGTAAAGGTTTGTTCAAAGAGTTTGATAACGAGGTGGAAGTGATGCGTTATCATTCATTGGTGATTGAACCATCGTCATTGAGTGAAGAGTTTGAGGTTGTTGCCACATCAAAAGACGACGGGGAAATCATGGCCATCCAACATAAACAGTATCCGGTTTACGGGGTGCAATTCCATCCCGAGTCGATAGGGACACCTGAGGGAACAAAATTGATGGAAGCTTTCTTGGCGGGTGTATGA
- a CDS encoding LysR substrate-binding domain-containing protein, giving the protein MKKSYKGIGALDIHSLIYFQTVAKYENMSRAAEILHVSQPALSKSISMLEEYLGVELFDRNGRSIKLNRYGKFFLERTNIILKEIERAKEDLANLVSPNYGEVSLGFMHTLGLEVIPSLMTKAKKQFPHMRFQLTQSNSSAIMKRLEMGELDLCLVSSLETSKDVHWEKLWEEELYLIVPKQHPLKSRKKVKIAEFAEEPFISIKKGNSLRKYVDEVFRREGFQLNVAFEGEEVHTIAGLVESGLGVSLIPLIKGLDQYDVHIIKVDAKDCKREIGLSYLNNRYMSGAVIQFAEFIRDFFKNKPQTDSTSSVQG; this is encoded by the coding sequence ATGAAAAAAAGTTATAAGGGGATTGGAGCATTGGATATTCATTCACTCATTTATTTTCAAACCGTGGCAAAGTACGAAAATATGTCCCGGGCAGCTGAAATATTGCATGTCAGCCAGCCCGCTTTAAGCAAATCGATTTCCATGTTGGAAGAATATTTAGGGGTGGAATTATTCGACCGAAATGGGCGTTCCATTAAATTAAACCGTTACGGGAAGTTTTTCCTTGAACGGACCAACATTATTTTAAAAGAAATCGAGCGGGCGAAGGAAGACTTGGCGAATCTTGTTTCACCGAATTATGGAGAGGTCTCTTTAGGCTTTATGCATACATTGGGGCTAGAAGTGATCCCTTCTTTGATGACAAAAGCGAAGAAGCAATTCCCTCATATGCGTTTTCAGTTGACCCAAAGCAATTCGAGCGCCATCATGAAAAGATTGGAGATGGGGGAGCTGGATCTTTGTCTGGTTTCTTCTCTGGAAACGAGCAAAGACGTTCATTGGGAAAAATTATGGGAGGAAGAGTTGTATCTGATTGTGCCCAAACAGCATCCCCTAAAATCGCGAAAAAAGGTGAAAATTGCCGAATTTGCTGAAGAGCCGTTCATTTCCATCAAAAAAGGGAATTCATTGCGCAAATATGTGGATGAAGTGTTTCGGAGAGAAGGGTTTCAATTGAATGTGGCCTTCGAAGGGGAGGAAGTGCACACCATCGCCGGATTGGTTGAAAGCGGTTTGGGGGTTTCTTTGATTCCGCTGATCAAAGGGCTTGACCAATATGATGTACATATTATCAAAGTGGATGCAAAAGATTGCAAAAGGGAAATCGGCCTAAGTTATTTGAATAATCGGTATATGAGCGGAGCGGTCATCCAGTTTGCGGAATTCATCCGTGATTTTTTCAAAAATAAACCCCAAACAGATTCAACTTCATCTGTTCAGGGTTAA